From the genome of Pseudomonas sp. AB6, one region includes:
- the hslO gene encoding Hsp33 family molecular chaperone HslO translates to MHDFPDIDYTQRFIFDESDVRGELVTLERSYAEVLAKHPYPEPVAQLLGEMLAAASLLVGTLKFDGLLVLQANSSGAVPMLMVECSSDREIRGIARYEEDQIVSGAGLRDLMPDGILTLTIDPRQGKRYQGAVALDGADLSESLTSYFALSEQLGTRFWLSADGSRARGLLLQQLPADRLTDPEDRDASWQHVTALAGTLTAEELLSLDNETVLHRLFHEDAVRMFDIQPLQFRCSCSRERSANALVSLGEEDAQQLVIEHHGAIEIDCQFCNQRYLFDATDVAQIFAGGGVDSPSNTRH, encoded by the coding sequence ATGCATGATTTTCCGGATATTGATTACACACAGCGTTTCATTTTTGATGAAAGCGACGTTCGCGGAGAGCTGGTAACGCTTGAGCGCAGCTATGCCGAGGTGCTGGCCAAGCACCCGTATCCCGAACCCGTCGCACAGTTGCTGGGTGAAATGCTCGCGGCTGCTTCGCTGCTGGTGGGTACGCTGAAATTTGATGGTTTGTTGGTGCTACAGGCCAATTCCAGCGGTGCCGTACCCATGTTGATGGTCGAATGCTCAAGTGACCGTGAGATACGTGGTATAGCTCGCTACGAGGAAGACCAGATCGTGTCGGGTGCCGGGCTTCGCGACCTGATGCCGGATGGCATTCTTACGTTGACCATCGATCCGCGTCAGGGCAAACGCTACCAGGGTGCCGTGGCGTTGGACGGTGCTGATTTGTCCGAAAGCCTGACGTCATATTTCGCCCTGTCCGAGCAGTTGGGAACGCGTTTTTGGCTCAGCGCGGACGGCTCCCGTGCGCGTGGCCTGCTGTTGCAGCAATTGCCCGCTGACCGTTTAACCGATCCGGAAGATCGCGATGCCAGTTGGCAACATGTTACGGCGCTGGCCGGAACTCTGACCGCTGAAGAGCTACTCAGTTTGGATAATGAGACCGTGTTGCACCGTTTGTTCCATGAAGATGCAGTACGCATGTTTGACATCCAGCCTCTGCAGTTCCGTTGTAGCTGTTCCCGCGAGCGTTCGGCCAATGCCTTGGTGAGCCTCGGTGAAGAAGATGCGCAGCAACTGGTGATCGAGCATCACGGCGCCATTGAAATCGACTGCCAGTTCTGCAATCAGCGTTACCTATTTGATGCCACTGACGTGGCGCAGATATTTGCCGGTGGCGGTGTGGATTCACCCTCTAATACGCGGCATTAA
- a CDS encoding RNA-binding S4 domain-containing protein → MAQKQEEDDKVRLDKWLWAARFFKTRALAKAAIESGKVHWRGERCKPGKEPRVGDEFQIRAGFDERTVIIQALSAVRRGASEAQTLYTETPESVQKRENAVAMRKAGSIGISTEGRPTKKQRRQLHQFRGSGDD, encoded by the coding sequence ATGGCACAAAAACAGGAAGAGGATGACAAAGTCAGGCTGGACAAATGGCTATGGGCTGCGCGTTTTTTTAAAACACGAGCATTGGCCAAGGCCGCGATTGAAAGCGGTAAAGTCCACTGGCGTGGCGAACGATGCAAGCCAGGCAAGGAGCCACGTGTAGGTGACGAGTTCCAAATCCGCGCAGGGTTTGATGAGCGTACGGTGATCATTCAGGCGCTATCGGCAGTACGGCGAGGCGCCTCTGAGGCGCAAACTCTGTACACCGAAACCCCGGAAAGCGTCCAAAAGCGTGAAAACGCCGTGGCCATGCGCAAGGCGGGCAGCATTGGCATCAGCACCGAAGGGCGGCCCACCAAGAAGCAACGTCGACAGCTTCATCAGTTTCGTGGTTCAGGTGACGACTAA
- a CDS encoding EAL domain-containing protein: MTEFPISLTHPKVKCEGCQNSIELDFDFAFAYQPIVDLRDRSVFAHEALVRGTHGEGALSILSQVNAQNRYRFDQRCRTEAIAGAARLGMREHLSINFLPNAVYRPELCIRSTLESAKAHNFPLSQLIFETVESEHLDNNHHLTNILREYQEFGFKTAIDDFGAGYSGLTLLADFQPDLIKLDMALVRDIHLDRARQAIVRGVVIMCEELGVAVIAEGIEHAEERNFLADCGIFLMQGYLFAKPAFKALAQINPGAWQTV, encoded by the coding sequence GTGACTGAATTTCCGATCTCGCTCACCCATCCTAAAGTTAAATGCGAAGGCTGCCAGAACAGCATCGAACTGGATTTCGACTTTGCATTTGCCTACCAACCCATCGTCGACTTGCGTGATCGGTCGGTGTTCGCTCATGAGGCCTTGGTACGCGGTACCCATGGCGAAGGTGCCCTGTCGATTTTGAGCCAAGTCAATGCCCAAAATCGCTACCGCTTCGACCAACGATGTCGTACTGAAGCGATTGCTGGAGCAGCGCGATTGGGAATGCGCGAGCACCTGTCGATCAATTTTCTACCCAACGCGGTATACCGGCCAGAGCTGTGTATTCGCAGCACGTTGGAATCAGCCAAGGCGCACAACTTCCCCTTGAGCCAACTGATTTTCGAAACCGTTGAAAGTGAGCATTTGGATAACAATCATCATTTGACCAACATTCTGCGCGAATATCAGGAGTTTGGCTTCAAGACGGCCATTGATGACTTCGGTGCCGGCTACTCAGGGCTGACATTGCTGGCAGATTTTCAACCGGACTTGATTAAACTCGACATGGCACTGGTTAGGGATATTCATTTGGATCGCGCCCGTCAGGCTATTGTTCGAGGCGTTGTCATAATGTGTGAAGAGTTAGGTGTTGCAGTCATCGCTGAAGGCATCGAGCATGCCGAAGAGCGCAATTTTTTGGCCGACTGCGGAATATTTCTCATGCAGGGCTACTTGTTCGCCAAGCCTGCATTCAAAGCTTTAGCCCAGATAAATCCTGGCGCCTGGCAGACTGTTTGA
- a CDS encoding ATP-dependent zinc protease: MKIFDHLTVVGLREWVALPHLGVAGLRAKIDTGASTSSLHATEIEPFERDGQKWVRFNAHLGTVVQLRHRRCEALLVAMKTIKSSNGHTQVRYVIRTTLALGDRVWPVEFTLACRKAMRYRLLLGSKALIDGHLVVNPGATYVQEKPVFPASITSVTGVA, from the coding sequence TTGAAAATATTTGATCATTTGACAGTCGTCGGCCTTCGCGAGTGGGTAGCGCTGCCCCATCTAGGCGTGGCCGGCTTGCGCGCAAAAATCGACACCGGGGCGAGTACATCAAGCCTTCACGCGACTGAAATCGAACCTTTCGAACGCGATGGCCAAAAATGGGTACGCTTCAACGCGCACCTAGGCACCGTGGTTCAGCTACGCCATCGCCGTTGCGAAGCGCTGTTGGTCGCGATGAAAACCATAAAAAGTTCTAACGGGCATACGCAGGTCCGCTACGTAATCCGAACCACGCTGGCGCTGGGTGATCGGGTATGGCCTGTGGAATTTACACTGGCTTGCCGCAAAGCCATGCGCTATCGCTTGTTGCTTGGTTCCAAAGCCCTTATCGACGGCCATTTGGTAGTTAATCCGGGCGCTACATACGTTCAAGAAAAGCCGGTATTTCCGGCATCTATTACTTCTGTCACAGGTGTTGCATGA
- the rimK gene encoding 30S ribosomal protein S6--L-glutamate ligase: protein MKIAVLSRNPRLYSTRRLVEAGTARGHEMVVIDTLRAYMNIASHKPQIHYRGKPLEDFDAVIPRIGASVTFYGCAVLRQFEMMGVFPLNESVAIARSRDKLRSLQLLSRRGVGLPVTGFAHSPDDIPDLIRMVNGAPLVIKVLEGTQGIGVVLCETATAAESVIEAFMGLKQDIMVQEYIKEAGGADIRCFVVGDKVIASMKRQAKPGEFRSNLHRGGSASLIKITPEERMTAIRAAKVMGLSVAGVDILRSNHGPLVMEVNSSPGLEGIETTTNKDVAGMIMEYLEKNSGPHMTRTRGKG from the coding sequence ATGAAGATCGCTGTGCTGTCGCGTAACCCGCGTCTGTATTCCACACGACGCTTGGTCGAAGCAGGTACCGCCCGCGGCCATGAAATGGTGGTGATCGACACCCTGCGCGCATACATGAACATCGCCAGTCATAAGCCGCAAATCCACTATCGCGGCAAGCCATTAGAGGATTTCGATGCAGTGATCCCGCGAATCGGTGCCTCGGTAACGTTTTATGGCTGCGCGGTGCTGCGCCAGTTTGAAATGATGGGCGTATTCCCGCTGAACGAATCAGTAGCTATTGCTCGCTCGCGGGATAAGTTGCGTTCGTTGCAATTGCTTTCACGCCGAGGCGTTGGTTTGCCCGTCACCGGGTTTGCTCACTCACCCGACGACATCCCAGACTTGATCCGCATGGTCAATGGCGCTCCGTTGGTCATCAAAGTCTTAGAGGGCACCCAAGGTATTGGCGTGGTGCTATGTGAAACGGCGACTGCTGCTGAGTCGGTGATTGAAGCGTTCATGGGCCTTAAGCAAGACATTATGGTCCAGGAGTACATCAAGGAAGCAGGCGGCGCCGATATTCGCTGTTTTGTCGTGGGCGACAAAGTTATTGCGTCGATGAAGCGTCAGGCCAAGCCCGGAGAGTTTCGCTCAAACCTACACCGGGGTGGCAGCGCTAGCCTGATCAAGATCACACCTGAAGAACGCATGACAGCCATTCGTGCAGCCAAGGTGATGGGCTTGAGCGTCGCCGGCGTGGATATCCTGCGCTCCAATCACGGTCCTCTGGTTATGGAGGTGAACTCATCACCGGGGCTGGAAGGCATCGAAACCACCACCAACAAAGACGTGGCCGGGATGATCATGGAGTATCTGGAAAAGAACAGCGGCCCGCACATGACGCGGACCAGAGGGAAGGGTTGA
- a CDS encoding ATP-binding protein, translating into MKTPLWFPQSFFSRTLWLVLIVVLFSKALTLVYLLMNEDVLVDRQYSHGVALTLRAYWAADEQDRSAIAEAAGLIRVVGGGVPEGEQHWPYSEIYQRQMQAELGADTEVRLRVHAPPALWVRAPSLGDGWLKVPLYPHPLRGQKIWSVLGWFLAIGLLSTASAWIFVRQLNQPLKRLVFAARQLGQGRSVRLPISDTPSEMAEVYRAFNQMAEDVEQAGQERELMLAGVSHDLRTPLTRLRLSLELMTDENELTEGMVRDIEDMDAILDQFLAFIRDGRDEKIEEVDLGDLVREVVAPFNHPVEQIRLCLEPIPPFPLRRVSLKRLLNNLIGNAMHHAGNGIEVAAYVSGDASAPYVVLSVLDRGMGIDPSELEIIFNPFIRGDRARSGKGTGLGLAIVKRIAAMHGGNVELRNRSGGGLEARVRLPLGLMLPRGAV; encoded by the coding sequence ATGAAAACGCCGCTCTGGTTCCCGCAAAGCTTCTTCTCTCGCACCCTATGGCTGGTGCTGATTGTCGTCCTGTTTTCCAAAGCACTGACCTTGGTTTATCTGCTGATGAACGAAGACGTGCTGGTCGACAGACAATACAGCCACGGTGTCGCACTGACGTTACGTGCCTATTGGGCTGCTGATGAGCAAGACCGCTCGGCAATTGCCGAAGCTGCGGGGCTAATCCGCGTGGTTGGCGGTGGGGTACCGGAGGGCGAGCAACATTGGCCTTACAGTGAGATATATCAACGGCAAATGCAGGCTGAGCTAGGTGCAGACACTGAGGTGCGCTTGCGCGTGCATGCGCCACCGGCACTTTGGGTTCGAGCGCCCAGCCTAGGGGACGGTTGGCTCAAAGTGCCGTTGTACCCGCATCCGTTACGCGGTCAGAAGATCTGGAGCGTACTTGGCTGGTTCCTAGCCATTGGTTTGTTATCCACTGCGTCGGCGTGGATTTTCGTGAGGCAGCTTAATCAACCGCTTAAGCGTTTGGTGTTCGCCGCCCGCCAGCTCGGCCAGGGACGTAGCGTACGTTTGCCGATTAGCGATACGCCCAGTGAGATGGCCGAGGTATATCGCGCGTTCAACCAAATGGCCGAAGACGTTGAACAGGCCGGGCAAGAGCGGGAATTGATGTTGGCTGGAGTTTCTCATGACCTGCGCACACCTCTGACTCGTTTACGTCTGTCGCTGGAGTTGATGACTGATGAAAACGAGCTAACGGAGGGTATGGTTCGCGATATCGAAGACATGGATGCGATTCTCGATCAATTCCTGGCGTTCATTCGCGATGGTCGCGATGAAAAAATCGAAGAAGTCGACTTGGGTGATTTAGTGCGGGAGGTGGTAGCTCCCTTCAACCATCCCGTGGAGCAAATTCGATTATGTCTGGAACCAATACCGCCTTTTCCGCTACGCCGAGTTTCGCTTAAGCGGTTGTTGAACAACTTGATTGGTAACGCGATGCATCACGCGGGCAATGGGATCGAAGTCGCCGCTTATGTATCTGGAGATGCCAGTGCGCCTTACGTAGTGCTGAGTGTCCTGGATCGCGGTATGGGTATTGATCCATCCGAGCTGGAGATCATCTTCAATCCCTTTATTCGTGGCGACCGGGCGCGTAGTGGAAAAGGTACCGGGTTGGGATTAGCGATCGTCAAGCGAATTGCCGCCATGCATGGCGGCAACGTAGAGCTCCGAAATCGATCCGGAGGCGGCCTTGAAGCCCGTGTGCGTTTGCCTCTGGGATTGATGTTGCCAAGGGGGGCGGTTTAG
- the ompR gene encoding two-component system response regulator OmpR codes for MSSIAQTAEGEKILIVDDDPGLSSLLERFFTSKGYRARAVANVEQMDRLLAREVFHLVVLDLMLPGEDGLSACRRLRAANNQVPIIMLTAKGDELSRIRGLELGADDYLSKPFNPDELMARVKAVLRRQTTPVPGAPGSEDESVTFGDYELSLATRELKRGTEVHMLTTGEFAVLKALVMHAREPLTRDKLMNLARGREWDALERSIDVQISRLRRLIEPDPSKPRYIQTVWGVGYVFVPDGTGNK; via the coding sequence ATGAGCAGCATTGCACAAACTGCTGAAGGGGAAAAAATCCTCATTGTTGACGACGACCCAGGGTTAAGCAGCCTGCTAGAGCGCTTTTTTACGAGCAAAGGGTATCGCGCCCGTGCTGTAGCTAACGTCGAGCAAATGGATCGCCTGCTGGCTCGGGAGGTTTTTCACCTTGTCGTACTTGATTTGATGCTGCCCGGCGAAGATGGGCTATCTGCCTGCCGCCGTTTGCGTGCTGCCAACAATCAAGTGCCGATTATCATGTTAACTGCCAAGGGCGATGAGTTGAGCCGTATCCGCGGCCTGGAGCTGGGTGCGGACGATTACCTGTCCAAGCCATTCAACCCCGATGAGCTTATGGCGAGAGTCAAGGCTGTGCTTCGTCGTCAGACCACACCCGTACCTGGCGCGCCCGGCAGTGAAGACGAGTCCGTCACATTTGGTGATTACGAGCTGTCGCTGGCAACTCGCGAGCTCAAACGCGGCACCGAAGTGCATATGCTGACGACGGGTGAATTCGCCGTGCTCAAGGCTTTGGTCATGCATGCACGCGAGCCACTGACCCGCGACAAATTAATGAATTTGGCTCGTGGTCGTGAGTGGGATGCGCTGGAGCGCTCCATTGACGTACAAATTTCACGCTTGCGTCGCTTGATCGAGCCGGACCCTTCCAAGCCTCGCTATATCCAGACAGTATGGGGTGTGGGTTACGTATTCGTTCCCGATGGTACTGGAAACAAGTGA
- a CDS encoding Tex family protein, with protein sequence MDSINSRIAEELGVRPQQVAAAVALLDEGSTVPFISRYRKEVTGSLDDTQLRHLEERLRYLRELDERRISILASIEEQGKLTPELARDIKLADTKTRLEDLYLPYKQKRRTKGQIALEAGLGELADGLFNDPSLTPESEAARFVNAEKGVTDAKAALEGAKYILMERFAEDAHLLDKLRSFLKQESVISARVVAGKEEEGAKFRDYFEHDEPLKSMPSHRALAIFRGRNEGFLSSSLKVGEELPGAMHPCEMMISERFGLQNQNRPADKWLAEVVRWTWKVKLYTHLETDLLGELREGAETEAINVFAHNLHDLLLAAPAGPRATLGLDPGLRTGCKVAVVDATGKLLDYATVYPHVPKNQWDQTIAVLAALCAKHAVDLIAIGNGTASRETDKLAAELIKKYPGLKMTKVMVSEAGASVYSASELAAKEFPDLDVTIRGAVSIARRLQDPLAELVKIDPKSIGVGQYQHDVSQLKLARGLDAVVEDCVNAVGVDVNTASVALLARISGLNFTLAQNIVAHRDENGAFKTRAALKKVSRLGEKTYEQAAGFLRVMNGDNPLDSSAVHPEAYPLVKRIAAETDRDIRSLIGDASFLKRLDPKKYTDETFGLPTVTDILQELEKPGRDPRPEFKTAEFQDGVEELKDLELGMILEGVVTNVTNFGAFVDIGVHQDGLVHISALSEKFIKDPREAVKAGDVVKVKVMEIDIPRKRVGLSMRMGDTPGEKIDGARGARPGSAPRSQQSSPRKEAPTAAIPASNAMASLFANAKQLKKR encoded by the coding sequence ATGGACAGCATCAACAGCCGCATCGCCGAGGAACTCGGTGTACGTCCACAGCAGGTCGCAGCGGCCGTCGCTCTGCTCGATGAAGGTTCAACAGTGCCCTTCATCTCTCGCTACCGCAAAGAAGTAACCGGCAGTCTTGATGACACTCAATTACGTCATCTGGAAGAGCGCCTGCGCTATCTGCGTGAACTCGACGAGCGACGCATCAGCATTCTCGCCAGCATTGAAGAGCAAGGAAAACTAACCCCCGAGCTGGCTCGCGATATTAAACTTGCTGACACCAAAACTCGCCTTGAAGACTTGTATCTGCCCTATAAACAAAAACGCCGCACCAAGGGCCAAATCGCTCTGGAAGCGGGCCTAGGCGAATTGGCCGATGGACTGTTCAACGACCCGAGCCTGACCCCTGAAAGCGAAGCTGCCCGTTTCGTCAATGCCGAAAAAGGCGTGACTGATGCGAAGGCTGCACTCGAAGGCGCCAAATACATTCTGATGGAGCGTTTTGCCGAAGACGCCCATTTGCTCGACAAGCTGCGCAGCTTTCTTAAGCAGGAATCGGTGATCAGTGCTCGGGTGGTGGCTGGCAAAGAAGAAGAAGGCGCGAAATTCCGCGACTACTTCGAACACGACGAGCCGCTAAAAAGCATGCCATCGCATCGCGCCTTGGCTATTTTCCGCGGTCGTAACGAAGGTTTTCTCAGTTCCTCGCTGAAGGTTGGCGAAGAGCTGCCAGGCGCCATGCACCCGTGCGAAATGATGATCAGCGAACGTTTCGGACTGCAAAACCAGAATCGCCCTGCTGATAAGTGGCTGGCCGAAGTGGTGCGTTGGACCTGGAAGGTCAAGCTCTATACCCACTTGGAAACCGATTTGCTCGGCGAGCTACGCGAAGGCGCAGAAACCGAAGCCATCAACGTATTCGCGCACAACTTGCACGACTTGCTGTTGGCCGCGCCCGCCGGCCCCCGCGCCACATTGGGCCTCGACCCTGGTTTGCGCACCGGCTGCAAAGTGGCGGTGGTTGATGCAACCGGCAAGTTGCTGGATTACGCCACGGTTTATCCCCACGTACCTAAGAACCAGTGGGATCAAACCATTGCCGTATTGGCCGCCCTGTGTGCTAAACACGCCGTGGACTTGATCGCCATCGGTAACGGCACCGCCAGCCGGGAAACAGATAAACTGGCCGCCGAACTGATCAAGAAATACCCAGGCTTGAAAATGACCAAGGTGATGGTCTCAGAAGCCGGCGCTTCGGTGTATTCCGCCTCAGAACTGGCTGCCAAAGAGTTCCCTGACCTGGACGTGACCATTCGTGGCGCGGTGTCGATCGCCCGGCGCTTGCAAGACCCGCTGGCTGAGCTGGTGAAAATCGATCCGAAATCCATCGGCGTCGGCCAATACCAGCACGATGTATCGCAGCTAAAACTGGCCCGTGGTCTGGATGCAGTGGTTGAGGACTGCGTGAATGCCGTCGGTGTCGATGTGAATACCGCGTCTGTGGCCTTGCTGGCACGTATTTCTGGCCTCAACTTTACGTTGGCACAAAATATTGTCGCCCACCGCGATGAAAACGGGGCGTTCAAGACCCGCGCCGCGCTGAAGAAAGTCAGCCGTCTTGGCGAAAAAACATATGAGCAAGCTGCCGGGTTCCTGCGTGTCATGAACGGTGATAATCCGCTGGATTCCTCCGCCGTTCACCCGGAAGCTTATCCGCTGGTGAAGCGTATTGCCGCTGAAACCGACCGCGATATCCGCTCGCTGATTGGAGACGCCAGCTTCCTCAAGCGTCTGGATCCGAAAAAATACACCGATGAAACCTTCGGCTTGCCAACCGTGACCGACATTCTGCAAGAGCTAGAAAAACCAGGCCGTGACCCGCGTCCCGAGTTCAAAACCGCCGAGTTCCAGGACGGCGTCGAAGAACTCAAGGATCTGGAGTTGGGCATGATCCTTGAGGGAGTGGTCACCAACGTGACCAACTTTGGCGCCTTCGTCGATATCGGCGTCCATCAAGATGGCTTGGTGCACATATCGGCGTTGTCGGAGAAGTTCATCAAAGACCCCCGTGAAGCAGTGAAAGCTGGCGATGTGGTGAAGGTCAAGGTCATGGAAATTGACATACCGCGTAAACGGGTTGGGCTCTCGATGCGCATGGGTGATACCCCCGGCGAGAAAATTGATGGCGCACGAGGCGCACGTCCCGGTTCGGCTCCGCGCTCGCAACAAAGTAGCCCGCGCAAAGAGGCTCCGACCGCCGCGATTCCGGCCAGCAATGCCATGGCGTCTTTGTTCGCCAACGCCAAGCAGTTGAAGAAGCGCTGA
- a CDS encoding PaaI family thioesterase, producing the protein MDIPEGLTQSAFFNTLGCRLALLDHGVAHVALPLEPHLRNRGNVMHGGAIFSLVDITMGLACSSSHGFDQQSVTIECKINYVRSVSEGEVLCIAKVLHAGRRTLVVEAEVVQGDKLIAKAQGTFAVI; encoded by the coding sequence ATGGATATCCCGGAAGGTCTCACCCAAAGTGCATTTTTTAATACGCTCGGCTGCCGATTGGCTCTTTTGGACCACGGTGTTGCGCACGTCGCGTTGCCGCTAGAGCCTCATCTGCGCAATCGCGGCAACGTAATGCACGGTGGAGCAATCTTCAGCTTGGTCGATATCACCATGGGGCTAGCGTGTTCCAGCTCCCACGGTTTCGATCAACAAAGCGTGACCATCGAATGCAAAATCAACTATGTGCGTTCGGTTTCCGAAGGCGAGGTGCTCTGTATCGCCAAGGTGCTTCACGCCGGGCGACGCACGCTGGTAGTCGAAGCAGAAGTGGTCCAAGGCGATAAATTGATCGCTAAAGCGCAGGGCACATTTGCCGTCATCTAG
- the gshA gene encoding glutamate--cysteine ligase — translation MSELLNRRLALLSEPTHLSLLEQCLHGIERECLRVTDQARLAQTPHPEALGAALTNEQITTDYSESLLEFITPALADPADTLNSLDKIHRYAYSKLGAEYLWSPSMPCPLPAEEDIPIAYYGTSNIGQLKYVYRKGLALRYGKAMQCIAGIHYNFSLPEKLWPVLRQAEDFVGTDRDFQSSSYIALIRNFRRYSWLLMYLFGASPALDAGFLRGRSHQLEQWDADTLFLPYATSLRMSDLGYQSNAQAGLTPCYNDLTSYIDSLRKAVGTPYAPYVEIGTSKDGEWIQLNTNILQIENEYYSNIRPKRVTHSGERPIQALMARGVQYVEVRCLDINPFLPLGIDLQQARFIDAFVLYCALQDSPQLTDNECTNAGSNFLTVVKDGRRPGLELRRNDSTIGLKAWATELLEKIAPLAQLLDQSYGGDEHSKSLASQLIKVNDPALTPSAQVLASMTSHSEGFTAFSFRQSQVHAEYFRSEPLSVEDQAHFETLAHTSIAEQAKLEKIEETVDFDTFVGSYQASILAINN, via the coding sequence TTGAGCGAACTTCTCAACCGCCGCCTGGCTTTGCTTAGCGAGCCTACTCACCTCTCCTTGCTGGAGCAGTGCCTACACGGTATTGAGCGTGAATGCTTGCGCGTAACCGACCAGGCACGCTTGGCACAGACCCCACACCCTGAAGCATTGGGTGCCGCGCTGACCAACGAGCAAATCACCACCGACTACTCCGAGTCATTGTTAGAGTTCATCACTCCGGCACTGGCTGACCCGGCTGACACACTGAACAGTCTGGACAAGATCCATCGCTACGCCTACAGCAAACTCGGTGCCGAATACCTGTGGAGCCCGTCAATGCCTTGTCCATTGCCGGCTGAAGAAGATATTCCGATTGCCTACTACGGTACGTCAAACATCGGTCAACTCAAGTACGTCTATCGCAAAGGCCTTGCCTTGAGATACGGCAAAGCGATGCAATGCATTGCGGGGATTCACTACAACTTTTCGCTGCCGGAAAAACTTTGGCCTGTGCTTCGCCAGGCTGAGGACTTTGTCGGCACGGACCGCGACTTTCAATCGTCGTCCTATATCGCTCTGATCCGTAACTTCCGCCGCTACAGTTGGCTATTGATGTACCTGTTTGGCGCATCCCCGGCCTTGGACGCAGGCTTTTTGCGTGGCCGTTCACATCAACTGGAACAATGGGACGCCGACACTTTATTCCTCCCGTACGCCACCAGCTTGCGCATGAGCGATTTGGGCTACCAGAGTAACGCTCAAGCAGGATTAACACCGTGCTACAACGATTTGACCAGCTATATCGACAGCTTGCGTAAGGCGGTAGGCACTCCGTACGCGCCTTATGTCGAGATTGGTACCAGCAAGGACGGTGAATGGATCCAGCTCAACACGAACATTCTGCAGATCGAAAACGAGTACTACTCCAATATCCGTCCGAAACGCGTGACGCACTCGGGCGAACGGCCAATTCAGGCGTTGATGGCCCGTGGCGTGCAATACGTTGAAGTTCGCTGCCTGGATATTAACCCGTTCTTGCCTTTGGGTATCGACTTGCAACAAGCGCGGTTCATTGATGCGTTTGTGCTGTATTGCGCGCTACAGGACAGCCCTCAACTGACTGACAACGAGTGCACCAACGCAGGCTCGAACTTCTTGACCGTGGTCAAGGACGGTCGTCGCCCAGGTCTCGAACTGCGCCGCAATGACAGCACCATCGGCCTGAAAGCATGGGCAACGGAGCTGCTGGAAAAAATCGCTCCATTGGCGCAGTTACTCGATCAAAGCTATGGTGGCGACGAACACTCCAAGTCCCTTGCTTCACAGCTAATAAAGGTCAACGACCCGGCGCTGACTCCATCGGCACAAGTGTTGGCGAGCATGACCAGCCACTCGGAAGGCTTTACCGCATTTTCGTTCCGCCAGAGCCAAGTGCACGCGGAGTATTTCCGCAGCGAACCGCTGAGCGTCGAAGATCAGGCCCACTTCGAAACGTTGGCCCACACCTCAATTGCCGAACAGGCAAAGCTGGAAAAAATCGAAGAAACTGTTGATTTTGATACGTTCGTTGGTTCGTATCAAGCGAGCATTTTGGCGATTAATAACTGA